The following coding sequences lie in one Glycine soja cultivar W05 chromosome 16, ASM419377v2, whole genome shotgun sequence genomic window:
- the LOC114389198 gene encoding TMV resistance protein N-like isoform X1, with the protein MSSTSFSNGWKYDVFLNFRGSDTRYGFTGHLYKALCDRKVRTFIDDEELQRGEQITPSLLKAIEESRIFIPVFSKNYASSTFCLDELVHIFACVKEKSRLVLPVFYEVDPSHVRHQRGSYKEALNSHKKRFNDDQEKLQKWRNALSQAANLSGYHFKQGKEEYEYDFIAKIVKEVSQKINRTLLHVADFPVGLEYRMQDVNSLVNIESGGVHMIGIHGVGGVGKSTLARAIYNLIADQFEGYCFLNVREYSMQNGLVHLQKKLLSKTIGEKGIKLGGVNEGIPIIKHRLHLMKILLFLDDVDDLDQLRAIAGGTEWFGSGSRIIITTRDRHLLTCHGVKNKYEVHGLNKEEALKLLTWSAFKIDKVDPCYVNILNRVVTYTSGLPLALEVIGSNLSGKRKEVWESALDQYERIPDKKIQDILKVSFDSLQEDEHKIFLDIACCFKGYDFTYVKEVLSIHHGFCPKYAIGVLIDKSLLCRRSSYLTMHDLIEDMGKEIVRQESPGEPGKRSRLWLHEDIVQVLEENEGTSRIQMIILDCLKYEVVQWDGMASKEMNNLKTLIVKGGCFSNGPKHLPNSLRVLDWWGYPSRSFPSDFQPKKLVRLQLPYSHLMCLNLLSSNKMFVNMSVLNFNDSPYITEIPNLCCVPNLQKLSCRYCDNLIKIHKSVGFLDKLEVLDADKCSKLSRFPPLLKLTSLKELGLSCCPSLEIFPKILGKMENVTSLYISYTPIKELPFSIQNLTRLQRLELVACGIVQLPSSIYAMQELRHLIVKACKGLLLPKEDKGEVQTNSLVFKNTIVLDLSKCNISDKSLQRGLHLFANMRELYLSYNDFTILPASIKECHVLTKIYLKGCENLQEIRGVPPNLEGFSVIECSLLKDLDLTLLPTENKKRFFLRMLYVTGCKNLKKIEGIPQRIEVLRVTFCSSLKIVEFTLHPAGTQGFHLRREIVLDNCENLQEIKGIPFGIQYFSARDCHSLSSECRSMLLSQELHETRECGVFYLAGTRIPEWFHHCINGSSISFWFRNNFPSISLGVVAGPKSYLNVHSRFRININNNITFNLGIRNHLVQVRHHRVELASIPIVFWGNKWNRVECTVYPLQEFIKQIGIHVLEQGNNMEDIQFTNPLSSSGEMNKKRKKRGTRRPAPPQVLEGPLSRLIFKVNSVL; encoded by the exons ATGTCCTCCACTTCCTTTAGCAATGGATGGAAATATGATGTTTTCCTCAACTTCAGAGGCTCTGATACTCGCTATGGTTTTACTGGTCATCTCTACAAAGCTCTGTGTGATAGAAAAGTCCGCACCTTCATTGATGATGAGGAGCTTCAAAGAGGAGAACAGATCACACCATCACTCTTGAAGGCAATTGAAGAGTCCAGGATTTTCATCCCAGTGTTCTCCAAGAACTATGCCTCTTCCACTTTTTGCTTAGATGAACTTGTCCACATCTTTGCCTGTGTTAAGGAAAAGAGTAGATTAGTTTTGCCGGTTTTTTATGAGGTTGATCCTTCTCATGTACGACATCAAAGAGGTAGCTACAAAGAAGCACTGAATAGCCATAAGAAGAGGTTCAATGATGACCAAGAGAAATTGCAGAAATGGAGGAATGCTCTGAGTCAAGCAGCTAACTTGTCGGGCTATCATTTCAAACAGGG GAAGGAAGAATATGAATATGACTTTATTGCTAAGATCGTTAAAGAGGTTTCTCAAAAAATTAATCGCACTCTTTTGCATGTTGCGGATTTCCCCGTTGGACTGGAGTATCGTATGCAAGACGTAAACTCACTTGTGAATATTGAATCTGGTGGAGTCCACATGATAGGAATCCATGGAGTCGGCGGAGTAGGCAAATCAACACTTGCTCGAgcaatttataatttgattgcCGATCAATTTGAAGGGTATTGTTTTCTTAATGTGAGAGAATACTCAATGCAAAATGGATTGGTGCATCTCCAAAAGAAacttctttctaaaacaattggAGAGAa GGGTATTAAGTTAGGAGGTGTCAATGAAGGAATTCCAATAATAAAGCATAGGCTCCACTTAATGaagattcttttgtttcttgatGATGTCGATGATCTAGATCAGTTGCGGGCAATTGCTGGAGGGACAGAATGGTTTGGTTCTGGTAGCAGGATCATCATTACCACCCGAGACAGGCATTTACTAACTTGCCATggggttaaaaataaatatgaggtACATGGGTTAAATAAAGAAGAAGCTCTTAAATTGCTTACCTGGAGTGCTTTTAAAATTGATAAAGTGGATCCATGTTACGTCAACATTTTAAACCGTGTAGTAACTTATACTTCTGGCCTTCCATTGGCTTTGGAAGTAATAGGTTCCAACTTGTctggaaaaaggaaagaagtatGGGAATCTGCCCTAGATCAGTATGAAAGAATTCCAGATAAAAAGATTCAAGACATACTTAAAGTAAGTTTTGATTCTTTACAAGAAGATGAGCATAAAATTTTTCTTGATATTGCTTGTTGCTTCAAAGGATATGATTTTACATATGTTAAAGAAGTACTTTCTATCCATCATGGTTTTTGCCCTAAATATGCTATAGGAGTGTTGATTGACAAATCTCTCCTATGTCGACGGTCCAGTTACTTGACAATGCATGACTTGATAGAGGACATGGGTAAAGAAATTGTAAGACAGGAATCTCCAGGAGAGCCAGGCAAACGCAGTAGGTTATGGTTGCATGAAGATATAGTTCAAGTCTTAGAAGAAAATGAG GGAACTAGTAGAATTCAAATGATAATTCTGGATTGCCTCAAATATGAAGTAGTACAATGGGATGGAATGGCCTCCAAGGAGATGAATAACCTCAAAACACTCATTGTTAAAGGTGGTTGCTTTTCCAATGGTCCCAAACATCTTCCAAATAGTTTAAGAGTACTAGACTGGTGGGGATATCCTTCACGATCTTTTCCAAGTGATTTTCAACCGAAGAAACTTGTCAGATTACAGTTACCTTATAGTCACTTAATGTGTCTCAATTTGTTGTCTTCGAACAAG ATGTTCGTGAATATGAgtgttttgaattttaatgacTCTCCATATATAACAGAGATACCTAACTTATGTTGTGTcccaaatttacaaaaattatcaTGTCGCTATTGtgataatttgattaaaatacaCAAATCGGTTGGATTCCTGGATAAACTTGAAGTCTTAGATGCTGATAAATGCAGCAAACTTAGCAGATTTCCACCTCTCTTGAAATTGACCTCTCTTAAAGAACTCGGGCTTTCATGTTGTCCTAGTCTTGAGatatttccaaaaatattaGGAAAGATGGAAAATGTAACTTCCCTTTATATTTCATACACGCCCATAAAAGAACTGCCATTTTCCATTCAAAATCTCACTCGACTTCAAAGACTTGAACTAGTGGCTTGTGGAATTGTTCAGCTTCCAAGTAGCATCTATGCGATGCAGGAACTTCGCCATTTGATTGTGAAGGCATGCAAGGGGTTGCTTTTACCCAAAGAGGATAAAGGTGAGGTACAAACGAACTCATTGGTCTTTAAAAACACcattgttcttgatctttcaAAGTGCAATATATCAGACAAAAGCCTTCAAAGAGGTCTCCATTTGTTTGCCAATATGAGAGAATTATACCTATCATATAATGATTTCACAATTCTTCCTGCAAGCATTAAAGAATGTCACGTTTtgacaaaaatttatttgaaaggtTGTGAGAATCTTCAGGAAATTAGAGGGGTTCCACCTAACTTAGAAGGATTCTCTGTAATAGAGTGCTCATTGTTGAAAGATTTAGACCTCACACTTCTTCCTACAGAGAACAAAAAACGGTTCTTTTTGAGGATGCTTTATGTAACTGGATGCaagaatcttaaaaaaattgaagggaTTCCACAGAGGATAGAAGTGCTCAGAGTAACATTTTGCTCATCCTTGAAAATTGTAGAATTTACTCTTCATCCTGCAGGCACCCAAGGTTTTCACCTTCGGAGGGAAATTGTTCTGGATAACTGTGAGAATcttcaagaaataaaagggaTTCCATTTGGCATTCAATATTTTTCGGCAAGGGATTGTCATTCATTGTCTTCCGAGTGCAGAAGCATGTTACTGAGTCAG GAATTGCATGAGACTAGGGAATGTGGAGTGTTTTATTTGGCAGGAACAAGGATTCCAGAATGGTTTCATCATTGTATCAATGGATCGTCAATTTCTTTCTGGTTTCGTAACAATTTCCCTTCAATATCTCTGGGTGTTGTTGCTGGACCCAAGAGTTATTTAAATGTGCATTCCAGATTTAGGATCAATATCAATAAcaatataacatttaatttagGAATAAGGAATCATTTGGTTCAAGTACGTCATCATCGGGTGGAGCTAGCCTCGATACCTATAGTTTTTTGGGGAAATAAATGGAATCGTGTGGAATGTACTGTATACCCACTTCAAGAGTTCATCAAACAAATTGGAATCCATGTTTTGGAACAAGGAAACAACATGGAGGACATCCAATTTACCAATCCGCTGTCGTCCTCAGgggaaatgaacaaaaagaggaaaaagagggGAACCAGGCGTCCTGCTCCTCCCCAAGTACTGGAGGGCCCATTGTCCAGATTGATTTTTAAAGTAAACTCAGTTTTATGA
- the LOC114389200 gene encoding TMV resistance protein N-like: MSSSSFSYGWKYDVFLSFRGSDTRHGFTGHLYKALCDRGIHTFIDDEELQRGEEITPLLVKAIEGSRIAIPVFSKNYASSTFCLDELVHILACVKEKGTLVLPVFYEVDPSDVRHQRGSYKDALNSHKERFNDDQEKLQKWRNSLSQAANLAGYHFKHGIENEYEYDFIGNIVKEVSQKINRTVLHVADYTVGLEFRMKEVNSLLNFKSGGVHMVGIHGVGGVGKTTLARAIYNLIADQFEVLCFLDNVRENSIKNGLVHLQETLLSKTIGEKGIKLGSINEAIPIIKHRLHRKKVLLVLDDVDKPDQLHAIAGGMDWFGSGSRVIITTRNRHLLTCHGVESIYEVHGLNHKEALELLSWSAFKTGKVDPCYVNILNRAVTYASGLPLALKVIGSNLIGKRIEEWESALDQYQRIPNKDIQDILKVSFDSLEEYEQNIFLDIACCFKGYRLSEVKEILFSHHGFCPQYGIGVLIDKSLIKIDCFGNVTLHDLIEDMGKEIVRRESPEEPENRSRLWCPEDIVQVLEENKGTSRIQMIALDYLNYEEVEWDGMAFKEMNNLKTLIIRGGCFTTGPKHLPNSLRVLEWRRYPSPSLPFDFNPKKLVSLQLPDSCLTSLNWLNSKNRFLNMRVLNFNQCHYITEIPDVCGAPNLQELSFEYCENLIKIHVSVGFLDKLKILDADGCSKLTSFPPMKLTSLEELKLSFCANLECFPEILGKMENVTSLDIKDTPIKELPSSIQHLSRLQRIKLKNGGVIQLPSTFFAMKELRYLLVNQCEGLLLPVENEGKEQMSSMVVENTIGYLDLSHCHISDKFLQSGLPLFSNVKELYLNGNDFTILPACIQEFQFLTELYLEACENLHEIGWIPPNLEIFAVIDCTSLKELDLTLLPTWNKECCLLRKLLLCGCRNLEKLKGIPLNIEELIVESCNSLKDLDLTLPPSCTRQCRILSKLILDSCMDFEEIKGIPSDIGVFSARECSSLTSECRSMLLNEELHEADGFKEFILPGTRIPEWFECTNESSICFWFRDKFPAISVCVVSEPMDSDVTFSFIINGVEHLPKGAISLDLCVDHLWIIDHIEELFNDCVLSENEWNHVVCTTSWVPQPIKQIGIHVIKQGSNLEDIQFTNPLLSKEDPDFRIQHDDSRKRKRQE; this comes from the exons ATGTCCTCCTCTTCCTTTAGCTATGGATGGAAATATGATGTGTTCCTCAGCTTCAGAGGCTCTGATACTCGCCATGGTTTTACTGGTCATCTCTACAAAGCTCTGTGTGATAGAGGAATCCACACCTTCATTGATGATGAAGAGCTTCAAAGAGGAGAAGAGATCACACCATTACTTGTCAAGGCAATTGAAGGGTCCAGGATTGCCATCCCTGTGTTCTCTAAGAACTATGCTTCTTCCACTTTTTGCTTAGATGAACTTGTCCACATCCTTGCCTGTGTTAAGGAAAAGGGTACACTGGTTTTACCAGTTTTTTATGAGGTTGATCCCTCTGATGTACGACATCAAAGAGGTAGCTACAAAGATGCACTGAATAGCCATAAGGAGAGGTTCAATGATGACCAAGAGAAATTGCAGAAATGGAGGAATTCTCTGAGTCAAGCAGCTAACTTGGCTGGTTATCATTTCAAACATgg GATTGAAAATGAATATGAATATGACTTTATTGGCAACATTGTTAAAGAGGTCTCCCAAAAAATTAATCGCACTGTTTTGCATGTTGCGGATTACACCGTTGGACTGGAGTTTCGAATGAAAGAAGTAAACTCgcttttgaatttcaaatctgGTGGAGTACACATGGTAGGGATCCACGGAGTTGGCGGAGTAGGCAAAACAACACTTGCTCGAGCAATTTACAATTTGATTGCTGATCAATTTGAAGTATTGTGTTTTCTTGATAATGTGAGAgaaaactcaattaaaaatgGATTGGTGCATCTCCAAGAGACacttctttctaaaacaattggAGAGAAGGGTATTAAGTTAGGAAGTATCAACGAAGCAATTCCAATAATAAAGCATAGGCTCCACCGAAAGAAGGTTCTTTTGGTTCTGGATGATGTTGACAAACCAGATCAGTTGCATGCAATTGCTGGAGGGATGGATTGGTTTGGTTCTGGTAGCAGAGTCATCATTACCACTCGAAACAGACATTTACTAACATGCCATGGGGTTGAAAGCATATACGAGGTTCATGGGTTAAATCATAAAGAAGCTCTTGAATTGCTTAGTTGGAGTGCTTTTAAAACTGGCAAAGTTGATCCATGCTATGTGAACATTTTAAACCGTGCAGTAACTTATGCTTCTGGCCTTCCATTGGCTTTGAAAGTAATTGGCTCCAACTTGATTGGAAAAAGGATAGAAGAATGGGAATCTGCCTTAGATCAGTATCAAAGAATTCCtaataaagatattcaagacATACTTAAAGTAAGTTTTGATTCTTTAGAGGAATATGAACAGAATATTTTTCTTGATATTGCCTGTTGCTTCAAAGGATATCGTTTGTCAGAAGTTAAAGAAATACTTTTTAGTCATCACGGTTTCTGCCCACAATATGGTATAGGAGTGTTGATCGACAAATCTCTCATAAAGATTGATTGCTTTGGTAACGTGACATTGCATGACTTGATTGAAGACATGGGTAAAGAAATTGTCCGAAGGGAATCACCAGAAGAGCCTGAAAATCGCAGTAGGTTATGGTGTCCTGAAGATATAGTTCAAGTCTTAGAAGAAAATAAG GGTACTAGTAGAATTCAAATGATAGCTCTGGATTATCTCAATTATGAAGAAGTAGAATGGGATGGAATGGCCTTCAAGGAGATGAATAACCTCAAAACACTTATCATTAGAGGTGGTTGCTTTACCACAGGTCCCAAACATCTTCCAAATAGTTTAAGAGTATTAGAATGGCGGCGATATCCTTCACCATCTCTACCATTTGATTTTAATCCGAAGAAACTTGTCTCACTACAGTTACCTGATAGTTGCTTAACGTCTCTCAATTGGCTCAACTCAAAGAAT AGGTTCTTGAATATGAgagttttgaattttaatcaGTGTCATTATATAACAGAGATACCTGACGTATGTGGTGCCCCAAATTTACAAGaattatcatttgaatattgtgagaatttaattaaaattcatgtaTCGGTTGGATTCCTGGATAAACTTAAAATCTTGGATGCTGATGGCTGCAGCAAGCTTACAAGTTTTCCACCAATGAAATTGACCTCTCTTGAAGAACTTAAACTTTCATTTTGTGCTAATCTTGAGTGTTTTCCAGAAATATTAGGGAAGATGGAAAATGTCACTTCCCTTGATATTAAAGACACTCCCATAAAAGAACTGCCATCTTCAATTCAACATCTCAGTCGACTTCAAAGAATTAAACTGAAGAATGGTGGAGTTATTCAGTTACCAAGTACCTTTTTTGCAATGAAAGAACTTCGTTATTTGCTTGTTAACCAATGTGAGGGGTTGCTACTACCTGTAGAGAACGAAGGGAAAGAACAGATGAGCTCAATGGTGGTTGAAAATACCATTGGTTATCTTGATCTTTCACATTGCCACATATCAGACAAATTCCTTCAAAGTGGTCTCCCTTTGTTTTCCAATGTGAAAGAACTATACCTAAATGGGAATGATTTCACAATTCTTCCTGCCTGCATTCAAGAATTTCAGTTTCTGACAGAACTTTATTTGGAAGCTTGTGAGAATCTTCATGAAATTGGATGGATTCCACCGAATTTAGAAATATTCGCTGTAATAGATTGCACATCCTTGAAAGAATTAGACCTCACACTTCTTCCCACATGGAACAAAGAATGTTGCCTTTTAAGGAAGCTTCTTTTATGTGGATGCCGGAATCTTGAAAAACTTAAAGGGATTCCACTGAACATAGAAGAATTGATTGTAGAATCCTGCAATTCCTTGAAAGATCTAGATCttactcttcctccttcatgcACCCGACAATGTCGTATTTTGAGTAAACTTATATTGGATAGTTGTATGgattttgaagaaataaaagGGATTCCATCCGACATTGGAGTATTTTCTGCAAGAGAATGCTCATCCTTGACTTCTGAGTGTAGAAGCATGTTACTTAACGAG GAATTACATGAAGCCGATGGGTTCAAAGAGTTTATTTTGCCAGGAACTAGAATTCCCGAGTGGTTCGAGTGTACCAATGAATCATCAATTTGTTTCTGGTTTCGTGACAAGTTCCCTGCGATATCTGTCTGTGTAGTTTCTGAACCAATGGATTCAGATGTAACGTTCAGCTTTATCATCAATGGTGTGGAACATTTACCAAAGGGTGCTATCTCTTTGGACCTATGCGTTGATCATCTGTGGATTATTGATCACATAGAGGAACTATTCAATGACTGTGTTCTTTCGGAAAATGAATGGAATCATGTGGTGTGTACTACATCATGGGTACCCCAACCAATCAAACAAATTGGAATCCATGTAATCAAACAAGGAAGCAACTTGGAGGATATCCAATTTACCAATCCACTATTGTCCAAAGAAGACCCAGATTTTCGCATACAACATGATGATTCAAGGAAACGAAAAAGACAAGAGTGA
- the LOC114389198 gene encoding TMV resistance protein N-like isoform X2 gives MSSTSFSNGWKYDVFLNFRGSDTRYGFTGHLYKALCDRKVRTFIDDEELQRGEQITPSLLKAIEESRIFIPVFSKNYASSTFCLDELVHIFACVKEKSRLVLPVFYEVDPSHVRHQRGSYKEALNSHKKRFNDDQEKLQKWRNALSQAANLSGYHFKQGKEEYEYDFIAKIVKEVSQKINRTLLHVADFPVGLEYRMQDVNSLVNIESGGVHMIGIHGVGGVGKSTLARAIYNLIADQFEGYCFLNVREYSMQNGLVHLQKKLLSKTIGEKGIKLGGVNEGIPIIKHRLHLMKILLFLDDVDDLDQLRAIAGGTEWFGSGSRIIITTRDRHLLTCHGVKNKYEVHGLNKEEALKLLTWSAFKIDKVDPCYVNILNRVVTYTSGLPLALEVIGSNLSGKRKEVWESALDQYERIPDKKIQDILKVSFDSLQEDEHKIFLDIACCFKGYDFTYVKEVLSIHHGFCPKYAIGVLIDKSLLCRRSSYLTMHDLIEDMGKEIVRQESPGEPGKRSRLWLHEDIVQVLEENEGTSRIQMIILDCLKYEVVQWDGMASKEMNNLKTLIVKGGCFSNGPKHLPNSLRVLDWWGYPSRSFPSDFQPKKLVRLQLPYSHLMCLNLLSSNKMFVNMSVLNFNDSPYITEIPNLCCVPNLQKLSCRYCDNLIKIHKSVGFLDKLEVLDADKCSKLSRFPPLLKLTSLKELGLSCCPSLEIFPKILGKMENVTSLYISYTPIKELPFSIQNLTRLQRLELVACGIVQLPSSIYAMQELRHLIVKACKGLLLPKEDKGTQGFHLRREIVLDNCENLQEIKGIPFGIQYFSARDCHSLSSECRSMLLSQELHETRECGVFYLAGTRIPEWFHHCINGSSISFWFRNNFPSISLGVVAGPKSYLNVHSRFRININNNITFNLGIRNHLVQVRHHRVELASIPIVFWGNKWNRVECTVYPLQEFIKQIGIHVLEQGNNMEDIQFTNPLSSSGEMNKKRKKRGTRRPAPPQVLEGPLSRLIFKVNSVL, from the exons ATGTCCTCCACTTCCTTTAGCAATGGATGGAAATATGATGTTTTCCTCAACTTCAGAGGCTCTGATACTCGCTATGGTTTTACTGGTCATCTCTACAAAGCTCTGTGTGATAGAAAAGTCCGCACCTTCATTGATGATGAGGAGCTTCAAAGAGGAGAACAGATCACACCATCACTCTTGAAGGCAATTGAAGAGTCCAGGATTTTCATCCCAGTGTTCTCCAAGAACTATGCCTCTTCCACTTTTTGCTTAGATGAACTTGTCCACATCTTTGCCTGTGTTAAGGAAAAGAGTAGATTAGTTTTGCCGGTTTTTTATGAGGTTGATCCTTCTCATGTACGACATCAAAGAGGTAGCTACAAAGAAGCACTGAATAGCCATAAGAAGAGGTTCAATGATGACCAAGAGAAATTGCAGAAATGGAGGAATGCTCTGAGTCAAGCAGCTAACTTGTCGGGCTATCATTTCAAACAGGG GAAGGAAGAATATGAATATGACTTTATTGCTAAGATCGTTAAAGAGGTTTCTCAAAAAATTAATCGCACTCTTTTGCATGTTGCGGATTTCCCCGTTGGACTGGAGTATCGTATGCAAGACGTAAACTCACTTGTGAATATTGAATCTGGTGGAGTCCACATGATAGGAATCCATGGAGTCGGCGGAGTAGGCAAATCAACACTTGCTCGAgcaatttataatttgattgcCGATCAATTTGAAGGGTATTGTTTTCTTAATGTGAGAGAATACTCAATGCAAAATGGATTGGTGCATCTCCAAAAGAAacttctttctaaaacaattggAGAGAa GGGTATTAAGTTAGGAGGTGTCAATGAAGGAATTCCAATAATAAAGCATAGGCTCCACTTAATGaagattcttttgtttcttgatGATGTCGATGATCTAGATCAGTTGCGGGCAATTGCTGGAGGGACAGAATGGTTTGGTTCTGGTAGCAGGATCATCATTACCACCCGAGACAGGCATTTACTAACTTGCCATggggttaaaaataaatatgaggtACATGGGTTAAATAAAGAAGAAGCTCTTAAATTGCTTACCTGGAGTGCTTTTAAAATTGATAAAGTGGATCCATGTTACGTCAACATTTTAAACCGTGTAGTAACTTATACTTCTGGCCTTCCATTGGCTTTGGAAGTAATAGGTTCCAACTTGTctggaaaaaggaaagaagtatGGGAATCTGCCCTAGATCAGTATGAAAGAATTCCAGATAAAAAGATTCAAGACATACTTAAAGTAAGTTTTGATTCTTTACAAGAAGATGAGCATAAAATTTTTCTTGATATTGCTTGTTGCTTCAAAGGATATGATTTTACATATGTTAAAGAAGTACTTTCTATCCATCATGGTTTTTGCCCTAAATATGCTATAGGAGTGTTGATTGACAAATCTCTCCTATGTCGACGGTCCAGTTACTTGACAATGCATGACTTGATAGAGGACATGGGTAAAGAAATTGTAAGACAGGAATCTCCAGGAGAGCCAGGCAAACGCAGTAGGTTATGGTTGCATGAAGATATAGTTCAAGTCTTAGAAGAAAATGAG GGAACTAGTAGAATTCAAATGATAATTCTGGATTGCCTCAAATATGAAGTAGTACAATGGGATGGAATGGCCTCCAAGGAGATGAATAACCTCAAAACACTCATTGTTAAAGGTGGTTGCTTTTCCAATGGTCCCAAACATCTTCCAAATAGTTTAAGAGTACTAGACTGGTGGGGATATCCTTCACGATCTTTTCCAAGTGATTTTCAACCGAAGAAACTTGTCAGATTACAGTTACCTTATAGTCACTTAATGTGTCTCAATTTGTTGTCTTCGAACAAG ATGTTCGTGAATATGAgtgttttgaattttaatgacTCTCCATATATAACAGAGATACCTAACTTATGTTGTGTcccaaatttacaaaaattatcaTGTCGCTATTGtgataatttgattaaaatacaCAAATCGGTTGGATTCCTGGATAAACTTGAAGTCTTAGATGCTGATAAATGCAGCAAACTTAGCAGATTTCCACCTCTCTTGAAATTGACCTCTCTTAAAGAACTCGGGCTTTCATGTTGTCCTAGTCTTGAGatatttccaaaaatattaGGAAAGATGGAAAATGTAACTTCCCTTTATATTTCATACACGCCCATAAAAGAACTGCCATTTTCCATTCAAAATCTCACTCGACTTCAAAGACTTGAACTAGTGGCTTGTGGAATTGTTCAGCTTCCAAGTAGCATCTATGCGATGCAGGAACTTCGCCATTTGATTGTGAAGGCATGCAAGGGGTTGCTTTTACCCAAAGAGGATAAAG GCACCCAAGGTTTTCACCTTCGGAGGGAAATTGTTCTGGATAACTGTGAGAATcttcaagaaataaaagggaTTCCATTTGGCATTCAATATTTTTCGGCAAGGGATTGTCATTCATTGTCTTCCGAGTGCAGAAGCATGTTACTGAGTCAG GAATTGCATGAGACTAGGGAATGTGGAGTGTTTTATTTGGCAGGAACAAGGATTCCAGAATGGTTTCATCATTGTATCAATGGATCGTCAATTTCTTTCTGGTTTCGTAACAATTTCCCTTCAATATCTCTGGGTGTTGTTGCTGGACCCAAGAGTTATTTAAATGTGCATTCCAGATTTAGGATCAATATCAATAAcaatataacatttaatttagGAATAAGGAATCATTTGGTTCAAGTACGTCATCATCGGGTGGAGCTAGCCTCGATACCTATAGTTTTTTGGGGAAATAAATGGAATCGTGTGGAATGTACTGTATACCCACTTCAAGAGTTCATCAAACAAATTGGAATCCATGTTTTGGAACAAGGAAACAACATGGAGGACATCCAATTTACCAATCCGCTGTCGTCCTCAGgggaaatgaacaaaaagaggaaaaagagggGAACCAGGCGTCCTGCTCCTCCCCAAGTACTGGAGGGCCCATTGTCCAGATTGATTTTTAAAGTAAACTCAGTTTTATGA